CGCCTTGATGACGAACGATCCCGGCGCGGCGCTGTCCCTGCTTTGCTTGGGCACCGGTCTTGGGCTTCCTGCCCAAGCCGTTCACTGCTTCGCAGCTCACCCGGCGCAATCTGGTATGCCATTTTCCGGCAATCGCCTTAGGCTACTCGCTCACCGTGTATCCCTTTCCACGCAGGCAGGTCGCATAGGCCTGATCGTAGGTCTTTAACTTGGACTTTTCGCTCGCGATCTGATCGCTATAGTAGGCGTGTCGTTCTTCGGTTTGCCGATGCGCCCGGAAGATCGACATCAAGCCACCAACCGCCGCGCCGATGGCCGCACCCTTGCCGGCATTTCCGCCGATGGCGCCCCCCACCGCGCCGAGTGCCGCCCCGCGGGCCCCACCACCGAAAAGTTCGCGACCCTGGTCGTAGTTGCCGCTGGCCCCCAACTCGGCCGCTTTCTGGCTTTGCTCCTCCACTGTCTCGGGGTTGATGCCGGTTTGCTGAACGGACCACTCGTGACACGCCTGCTTGTCCTTGTTTTCCTTCGCCTGGCTCTGTCCCTCGCTGGGATAGACAAACATGTCGGCATGAGCGCTACCGACAAGCCCGGCAGCGAAGCACAGGTGAACCAGGAACAACAACCTACGTGGATTCATCATCACCTCCTCTCTGGAATCGAAAAAGCTATCTAGACAACCTGTTGGATCCACTTCGCTTGATCCAACCTACGGGTTTTCTTATGAGTTAAGACATTCTGTAGGGTGGAACAAGCGCAGCGGTTCCACCATTACGGGTGTTCATGGACGCCAACTATGCTATGGCATCCGTGCGCCAGTAACGGCGGTTCCACGATGACAGGCAAAACGGTGCGAATCGCGAATGATCGCCGAAAATGACAGTCGGCGCCAGCCATACCGCTCTAGACTACGCTCCCAGCCTTGCGATCGTATTCGCTCGGCTGGAAACTCCACCATTCAGAACCGGTACATTGCGCCGCGCCCCAGCTCGTAGGGATACTCCCCTTCGTCCTGCTCGAAAAACGACCCATGCCGTCGGGATGCATCCTCCCCCTCCGCGGGGGGATCGAGATACCGCGGCATGTATGCCGGTTCGTGCCTGCGCGCCCACCACCGGCGGGCCTCCGCACGCCGGTCCAACCAGGCGCGATAACGGTCACGACGCTCACGCTCGAGCGCCCGGTAGTCCCGCCATGCCCAGTATGACGCACGACCGTGCGGGTATGCGTATCGGTCATCGTACGGGCCTCGCCACGGAGTTGCCCCTGGAAGACAGGCGCCGGCATCCGGGGCCGGTTCGTGCGGCAGGGCCTCGAGGCCTTCGCCGGGCGCCTCGGAAGGAGGCTCGCGACCGGAAACGCCGCCCATATCGCCCTGCGCATAAGCCGGCACCCAGATGCAAAGGACAACGACCAGGATGAAACGCGTGACATCGCCTCGCGGGATCATGAATTCCTCTCTTTTCGGGCAGCGCCTCTCGGGGTTTGACAACGGCCTGAGCGGCCCTGGAATCGGAAACTCGAGCGTGCAGGATACCGGACATGGTTTCAAGTCCCGGCCTCCGCGCCGTGGCGACCTGGCCATGATCAGACCTTGACCCCGGCCTGTTTCGATGGACGCCAGACACAGGAAAGCCCCGCATTCCGCGCGGGGCTTTCCTGTGTCCCGAGGCATTCCCTGTCTGGCAGAAGGATCTACTTGCCGGCAATCTCTTCCAGGCGGGTGGCCGGGATCACCTGACCCTCCAGTGCGGCGTCCTTCGCGCTCTTGCCATAGGCCACCGTCATCAGGGTACTGTAGTAGACCACGGGCATCTTGAACTTCGTTCCGTACTTCGCGTTGATCTGGTCCTGGTAGACCTCGACGTTCATCTGGCATACCGGACAGGGTGTCACGATCATCTCGGCACCGCCATCGTAGGCGGACTCGATGATATCCTTGATCAGCGCCTGGCTCTTCTCGGGCTCCGAGAACGCCAGCGCCCCGCCGCAGCAGGACACCTTCTTGTCGTAGTCCTCAACGGGTTCGCCCCCGAGCGTCTCGACCAGCTTGTCGAGATACTTCGGGTTCTCGAAGGACTCCCCCTCGATACCGAACGGCCGGTTGGTCTGACAGCCGACGTAACCGGCGATCTTTATGTCCTCCAGGGGCTTGACGACGTGCTTGCCAAGCTCCTCGTAGCCGACGTCCTCGATGATGACCTCGACCATATGCCGGATCTTGTTCTCGTTCTTGAACTCAAGACCCGCCTCCTTGAGCGCGGTGTTGGTTTCCGCCATCAGACCCGAGTCGTCCTCGAGTCGCTCG
The sequence above is drawn from the Gammaproteobacteria bacterium genome and encodes:
- a CDS encoding CoB--CoM heterodisulfide reductase iron-sulfur subunit B family protein → MATKEYSFYPGCSSQKGASSSNYLKSVESMCDTLDISLNTIPDWNCCSASIGYCGGGELPRLALSARNLALSEKHNPGQDVVASCAACWLATRETVERLEDDSGLMAETNTALKEAGLEFKNENKIRHMVEVIIEDVGYEELGKHVVKPLEDIKIAGYVGCQTNRPFGIEGESFENPKYLDKLVETLGGEPVEDYDKKVSCCGGALAFSEPEKSQALIKDIIESAYDGGAEMIVTPCPVCQMNVEVYQDQINAKYGTKFKMPVVYYSTLMTVAYGKSAKDAALEGQVIPATRLEEIAGK